In the genome of Ziziphus jujuba cultivar Dongzao chromosome 10, ASM3175591v1, the window TGGGAAAATGGTGTATGAGAACATCATCAAAGTAACAAAGGAATTTGACTCCAAATATTGTATCAGAGAGGGAGGAACAGGGAGTGTATACAAGGCAGAGTTAAGCATTGGTCAAGTGGTTGCTGTAAAGAAGCTTCATGCAAATACTGATTGTGATGATCACCAAATGTCCCAGTATCATAATGCTTTTATGAGTGAGATTCAAACACTAACACAAATAAGGAATCGCAATATTGTGAAGCAATATGGGTTATGTTCTCATCAATGATACTCTCTTTTAGTTTATGAGTTTATAGAAGGGGGAAGCTTGCAAAATGTCTTGAACAATGAggaagaagcaaaagcattcgGTTGGAGCAAAAGGATAAATGTTGTAAAAGGAGTTGCGGATGCATTATCCTATATGCATCATGATTGTCCACCTCCTATAATCCATCGAGATATAATAACCAAAAATATTCTTCTGAATGTAGAACATGGTCAAGCTCATGTTTCTGACTTTGGGAAAGCAAGTCTTCTCAAACCAGACTCATCCAATTGGACTTCATTTGTAGGAACATTTGGATATGCTATTCCAG includes:
- the LOC125420890 gene encoding MDIS1-interacting receptor like kinase 2-like — its product is MVYENIIKVTKEFDSKYCIREGGTGSVYKAELSIGQVVAVKKLHANTDCDDHQMSQYHNAFMIYEFIEGGSLQNVLNNEEEAKAFGWSKRINVVKGVADALSYMHHDCPPPIIHRDIITKNILLNVEHGQAHVSDFGKASLLKPDSSNWTSFVGTFGYAIPELAYTMRVNEKCDEYSFGVVMLEILMVRHPGDLISSLSLSWSSSSSATPAYDQVGVMDVLDSAYPI